A window of Macrotis lagotis isolate mMagLag1 chromosome X, bilby.v1.9.chrom.fasta, whole genome shotgun sequence contains these coding sequences:
- the YJU2B gene encoding putative splicing factor YJU2B: MGERKGVNKYYPPDFDPAKHGSLNRYHHSHPLRERARKLSQGILVIRFEMPYNIWCDGCKNHIGMGVRYNAEKKKVGNYYTTPIYRFRMKCHLCVNYIEMQTDPANCDYVIVSGAQRKEERWDMADNEQILTTEQEKKQKLETDAMFRLEHGTTDQSKLQKAIPTLSNIQEAQSAWKDDFALNSMLRRKFREKKKAIKEEEEKTLALQTKANLSIPLVPETEEDRKLAALLKYHSLDSYEDKQKLKRTEIFGRSWFPSTPVPGASNSKVNSVLKKLAISRKPMPSGSSITSSDLGIVRRKSRDDLESPPESGEAPEPSGMKEEKENPPEGSSSDRDCPPDVEIQGGPTSTSVLNSSLVADYSDSESD, translated from the exons ATG GGTGAAAGAAAAGGTGTAAACAAGTACTACCCTCCAGACTTTGATCCAGCAAAG CATGGCTCTCTCAATCGATACCACCACAGCCATCCACTTCGGGAGAGGGCACGGAAACTTTCACAGGGCATTCTTGTCATCAG ATTTGAAATGCCCTATAACATCTGGTGTGATGGCTGTAAGAACCACATTGGCATGG GTGTCCGTTACAATGCTGAAAAGAAGAAGGTTGGCAATTACTATACAACCCCAATTTATAG GTTCAGAATGAAATGTCACCTCTGTGTCAACTACATCGAGATGCAGACGGATCCTGCCAATTGTGACTATGTGATTGTGAGTGGTGCCCAAAGGAAGGAGGAACGCTGGGACATGGCAGACAATGAACAGATCCTGACCACAG AGCAGGAGAAGAAACAGAAGCTGGAGACAGACGCCATGTTCCGCCTGGAGCATGGCACCACAGACCAGAGCAAGTTGCAGAAGGCCATTCCCACCCTGTCCAACATCCAGGAAGCCCAGAGCGCCTGGAAGGATGACTTTGCCCTTAACAGCATGCTAAGGAGGAAGTTTAGG gaaaagaaaaaggccataaaggaagaggaggaaaaaactcTGGCCCTCCAAACCAAGGCGAATCTCAGTATCCCCCTGGTGCCTGAAACAGAGGAGGACCGGAAACTTGCTGCCCTTCTCAAGTACCACAGCCTGGACT CATAtgaagacaaacagaaattgaaaCGGACTGAAATCTTCGGCCGCTCCTGGTTCCCTTCCACCCCAGTACCTGGGGCCAGCAACAGCAAGGTGAACAGTGTCCTTAAGAAGTTGGCAATTAGCCGAAAACCTATGCCTAGTGGGTCCTCCATCACTAGCAGCGACCTAGGGATTGTTCGTCGGAAGTCCAGGGATGACCTGGAGAGCCCTCCCGAGTCAGGGGAAGCTCCAGAGCCAAGTGgaatgaaggaggagaaagagaaccCCCCAGAAGGATCTTCCTCAGATAGAGACTGTCCCCCAGATGTGGAGATACAGGGAGGCCCTACCAGTACCTCTGTCCTCAATTCTTCACTAGTTGCAGACTATTCAGACTCTGAGAGTGACTGA
- the LOC141499467 gene encoding uncharacterized protein LOC141499467: protein MIYTIETILPPVARGLGLDSVLPRRLAVCVTVDQCLLSGSQFPRVQGVRVGLHGLQGPFPGTAPSPLTPPIPPASSFPSAEDRGAAGRGWAPDRKRSIPGIPGPAPGYEARRPAKPAPGRRLRSPPRRRLPALFPTSSDGAAPKAGARARPIHVTREPAARHTRPGMPRVGRSRGRGQGFQPRSGLRDPDGSWGRSAPRLRGRFQPT, encoded by the exons ATGATCTATACTATTGAAACGATTCTGCCACCAG TAGCAAGAGGCCTGGGCCTGGATTCAGTTTTACCTCGGCGACTCGCGGTCTGCGTGACCGTGGATCAGTGccttctctctgggtctcagtttccccgtGTGCAAGGTGTGAGGGTTGGGCTACATGGTCTCCAGGGCCCCTTCCCAG GAACCGCCCCCTCTCCTCTGACCCCCCCCATTCCCCCggcctcttccttcccttccgccGAGGATCGGGGCGCCGCGGGGCGGGGGTGGGCGCCAGATCGGAAGAGATCGATCCCCGGAATCCCTGGGCCTGCTCCGGGCTACGAAGCGCGAAGGCCCGCGAAACCCGCGCCCGGTCGCCGCCTCCGTTCGCCTCCCCGCCGGCGCTTACCTGCCCTCTTCCCTACGTCATCAGATGGCGCCGCCCCAAAGGCGGGTGCCCGGGCCCGCCCAATCCACGTGACGAGGGAACCGGCAGCCCGACATACCAGACCCGGAATGCCGCGCGTGGGCCGCTCCCGAGGCCGGGGGCAGGGCTTCCAGCCTCGATCCGGCCTACGTGACCCGGATGGCTCCTGGGGGAGGTCAGCCCCGAGGCTTCGAGGCCGATTCCAGCCCACGTGA